A portion of the Pseudoxanthomonas sp. JBR18 genome contains these proteins:
- the ung gene encoding uracil-DNA glycosylase has product MTDDDASNARIQLEPSWKARVGDYLLRPEMQALSTFLRQRKQAGARVFPPGPQIFAAFDATPFDAVKVVILGQDPYHGAGQAHGLCFSVQPGTPVPPSLQNIYKELASDLGFTPPDHGCLTPWAEHGVLLLNSVLTVEEGRAGAHQGKGWEGFTDHVIQALAAEREHLVFLLWGSYAQAKGKVIDPRTHRVLKAPHPSPLSAHRGFLGCRHFSQANEYLARHGLGAVDWRLPPRASLPG; this is encoded by the coding sequence ATGACCGACGACGACGCTTCCAACGCCCGCATCCAGCTTGAGCCTTCCTGGAAGGCGCGGGTCGGTGATTACCTGTTGCGGCCAGAGATGCAGGCGCTGTCGACGTTCCTGCGCCAGCGCAAGCAGGCCGGGGCGCGCGTGTTTCCACCGGGCCCGCAGATCTTCGCCGCTTTCGATGCCACGCCGTTCGATGCGGTCAAGGTGGTGATCCTGGGGCAAGACCCGTATCACGGCGCCGGCCAGGCGCACGGGCTGTGCTTTTCGGTGCAGCCGGGCACGCCGGTGCCGCCCTCGCTGCAGAACATCTACAAGGAACTGGCCAGCGATCTCGGCTTCACGCCGCCGGATCACGGCTGCCTGACGCCGTGGGCAGAGCATGGCGTACTGCTGCTCAACTCGGTGCTGACCGTCGAGGAGGGCCGGGCCGGCGCGCATCAGGGCAAGGGCTGGGAAGGCTTCACCGACCACGTGATCCAGGCGCTGGCGGCCGAGCGTGAGCACCTGGTCTTCCTGCTGTGGGGCAGCTACGCGCAGGCCAAGGGCAAGGTGATCGACCCGCGCACGCATCGCGTGCTCAAGGCGCCGCATCCCTCGCCGCTGTCGGCGCATCGCGGCTTCCTGGGCTGCCGGCACTTCTCCCAGGCCAACGAGTACCTGGCCCGCCACGGCCTGGGCGCGGTCGACTGGCGGCTGCCGCCGCGCGCCAGCCTGCCAGGCTGA
- a CDS encoding DUF2059 domain-containing protein yields the protein MPRCRSIPVLMLLCLLLTALAPAAQAREPTDKEIERLLAASRAQSMLAAIQPQVEAIQRQQFAELTEGKTLTPQQQQEIASIQARTSEIVRQSLAWDQMRPVYLQVYRETFDDDDVKAMTKFYESKAGQHLLDKTPAMMQTLMVAIQQKMIPQLEALQAEVKTVSAEPIPAPPVSPPQERRKAATHSTTKKKSTKKASSKKKK from the coding sequence GTCGATCCATCCCCGTCCTGATGCTGCTGTGCCTGCTGTTGACGGCCCTGGCGCCGGCGGCGCAGGCCCGCGAGCCGACCGACAAGGAGATCGAACGCCTGCTGGCGGCTTCGCGCGCGCAAAGCATGCTGGCCGCCATCCAGCCACAGGTCGAGGCCATCCAGCGCCAGCAGTTCGCCGAGCTCACCGAAGGCAAGACCCTCACCCCGCAGCAGCAGCAGGAGATCGCCAGCATCCAGGCGCGCACCTCGGAAATCGTGCGCCAGTCCCTGGCCTGGGACCAGATGCGCCCGGTGTATCTGCAGGTCTACCGGGAAACCTTCGACGACGACGATGTCAAGGCGATGACCAAGTTCTACGAGAGCAAGGCCGGCCAGCACCTGCTCGACAAGACCCCGGCGATGATGCAGACGCTGATGGTGGCCATCCAGCAGAAGATGATCCCGCAGCTCGAAGCCCTGCAGGCCGAGGTCAAGACCGTGTCGGCCGAGCCGATCCCCGCCCCGCCGGTGTCCCCGCCGCAGGAGCGGCGCAAGGCGGCCACGCACAGCACCACCAAGAAGAAGTCGACCAAGAAGGCTTCCAGCAAGAAGAAGAAGTAA